Proteins encoded within one genomic window of Candidatus Giovannonibacteria bacterium:
- the frr gene encoding ribosome recycling factor, protein MIDFSAEEKEFKKILANFEEELKKIRIGRASPAVLEGITADSYGAPTPLAHLAALSSPDPKSVLIKPWDKNLLLAIEAALEKADLGLSIISEGDQVRAVFPALTEERRKEFVKLLGKKEEEARIEVRKRRDDIWKTIQEEERAKLISETQKYSQKEKMERMTENVNEKIKKLSEKKEKEIMEI, encoded by the coding sequence ATGATTGATTTTTCCGCAGAAGAAAAAGAATTTAAAAAAATTTTGGCTAATTTTGAGGAAGAGTTAAAAAAAATCCGCATAGGAAGGGCGTCCCCGGCCGTCTTGGAAGGGATTACGGCGGATTCTTACGGGGCGCCGACCCCGCTCGCGCACTTGGCCGCTTTGTCCTCGCCGGACCCAAAGAGCGTGCTCATAAAACCGTGGGACAAAAATTTGCTCCTGGCGATAGAAGCCGCTTTGGAGAAAGCCGATTTAGGGCTTTCCATTATTTCTGAAGGGGACCAGGTTAGAGCGGTTTTCCCGGCGCTTACGGAGGAACGCCGGAAGGAATTTGTTAAGCTCTTGGGCAAAAAAGAGGAAGAAGCAAGAATAGAAGTCAGAAAAAGAAGGGATGATATTTGGAAAACAATCCAGGAGGAGGAGCGGGCAAAATTGATTTCCGAAACCCAAAAATATTCGCAAAAAGAAAAGATGGAGCGAATGACTGAAAACGTCAATGAAAAAATAAAAAAACTTTCTGAAAAAAAAGAAAAAGAGATAATGGAAATCTAG
- a CDS encoding rod shape-determining protein: MNFFIKKIGIDLGTANTLVYIPGKGIVLNEPSVVAVTLPENRVLAVGNEAKVMIGRTPETIVAYRPMKDGVIADYRVTEAMLRYFISKTTGRWNLVKPEVLVSVPAGVTSTERRSVVEAAVKAGAKSAYVVKEPVLAAIGAGIPIHEPQGHMVVDIGGGTADAAVISLGGIVSSISVKVAGNKIDQAIADYIKRQFNLAIGDSTAEQIKIGIGSAIPIEEELTMAIKGRDFLTGLPRSIDIRTNEVVKAIDGELRDIVKAIKQVLHNTPPELASDIIENGIVMTGGGSLLRNLNVLVSRSTGVPAAVAKDALYCVAKGTGIAMEHLESYKKSIIAKR; the protein is encoded by the coding sequence ATGAATTTTTTCATAAAAAAAATCGGAATTGACTTGGGCACGGCCAACACGCTGGTTTATATTCCCGGGAAAGGAATAGTGTTAAACGAGCCCTCGGTTGTGGCGGTGACGCTCCCGGAAAACCGCGTCTTGGCCGTGGGCAACGAAGCCAAGGTGATGATTGGCCGCACGCCGGAGACGATTGTCGCTTACCGGCCGATGAAAGACGGCGTAATCGCGGACTACCGCGTGACGGAGGCGATGCTGCGCTATTTTATTTCCAAGACGACCGGCAGATGGAATCTCGTCAAGCCGGAGGTTTTGGTTTCCGTGCCCGCGGGCGTGACTTCAACGGAACGCAGGTCAGTGGTTGAGGCGGCGGTTAAGGCCGGAGCAAAATCGGCGTACGTCGTAAAAGAGCCGGTGCTGGCCGCCATCGGCGCGGGCATTCCGATACACGAGCCCCAGGGGCATATGGTGGTGGATATCGGCGGAGGGACGGCGGACGCGGCGGTGATTTCATTGGGCGGGATAGTAAGCTCAATTTCGGTAAAAGTCGCCGGCAATAAAATAGACCAGGCAATCGCCGACTACATTAAAAGGCAATTTAATCTGGCGATAGGGGACTCAACCGCCGAGCAGATAAAAATCGGCATCGGCTCCGCGATTCCTATTGAGGAAGAGCTCACGATGGCCATAAAAGGAAGGGATTTTCTCACCGGACTTCCGAGGTCAATTGATATCCGCACGAACGAAGTGGTTAAAGCGATAGACGGCGAGCTGCGGGATATAGTGAAGGCCATAAAGCAGGTTTTGCACAACACTCCTCCCGAACTTGCCTCCGACATAATTGAAAACGGAATAGTGATGACCGGCGGAGGGTCGCTTCTCCGAAACCTCAACGTTTTGGTTTCAAGGTCAACCGGCGTGCCGGCGGCGGTGGCCAAAGACGCGCTTTACTGCGTGGCCAAAGGAACCGGCATCGCCATGGAGCATCTTGAGTCCTATAAAAAAAGCATAATCGCCAAAAGATGA
- a CDS encoding UDP-N-acetylglucosamine 1-carboxyvinyltransferase yields the protein MAKFLVKGGKALEGNISVSGSKNASLPALAASLLFSPPAGGPAFQNLPEIEDIKRMKELLDSVNGGQFDYEIAKKIRASILAVGPALAHFGKTSFPHPGGCVIGARPIDVFLDGWKAMGANISTSDVHSKLLTSDVHNLTIYEVSAPRGLKGCDFIFRVPSVTGTEGLMMTAILAKGQTVLRNAAEEPEIASLADWLNKNGAEIRGAGTHTITIEGRAGKPLSGQVPFFAPPDRIEAGSLAILGAVAAKEMTIKNFPAEELTALLAVLKAAGVEYEIGNGELALKQSRRYVGRAVNIQTKEYPGFATDLQAPYVVFATQAEGASMIHETIFEGRLSYVEDLNKMGARITLCDPHRAIVHGPSNLAGWNLEGPDIRAGLAFLMAALIANGESQIGNIYQIDRGYEKIDERLRKLGAEIKRVE from the coding sequence ATGGCAAAATTTTTAGTGAAAGGAGGCAAGGCGCTGGAAGGCAATATTTCGGTTTCCGGCTCCAAAAACGCGTCTTTGCCGGCTCTGGCTGCCTCGCTGCTTTTTTCTCCGCCAGCTGGCGGACCGGCTTTTCAAAACCTTCCGGAAATTGAAGATATCAAAAGAATGAAAGAGCTTCTGGATAGTGTAAATGGCGGGCAATTTGATTATGAGATCGCAAAAAAAATCCGCGCTTCTATTTTGGCAGTGGGGCCAGCTTTGGCGCATTTCGGCAAAACCTCTTTTCCGCACCCGGGAGGATGCGTGATCGGCGCGCGGCCGATTGATGTTTTTTTAGACGGCTGGAAAGCAATGGGGGCTAATATATCGACGTCCGACGTCCATAGTAAACTATTGACGTCGGACGTCCATAATTTAACGATTTATGAAGTCAGCGCGCCTCGAGGCCTTAAAGGCTGCGATTTTATTTTTCGTGTGCCGAGCGTTACCGGAACCGAAGGGCTGATGATGACGGCTATTTTAGCCAAAGGGCAGACTGTTTTAAGAAATGCCGCCGAAGAGCCGGAAATTGCGAGTTTAGCAGATTGGCTGAATAAAAACGGCGCGGAGATCCGCGGAGCCGGCACGCACACGATAACTATAGAAGGCCGTGCAGGAAAACCGCTTTCCGGGCAAGTTCCATTTTTTGCTCCGCCAGACCGCATAGAAGCCGGGAGCTTGGCGATCCTCGGGGCTGTTGCCGCAAAAGAAATGACAATTAAAAATTTTCCGGCAGAAGAACTTACAGCCCTGCTTGCGGTTTTAAAAGCCGCCGGAGTTGAATATGAAATCGGGAATGGCGAGCTTGCTTTGAAGCAATCCCGACGTTACGTCGGGAGAGCGGTTAACATTCAAACAAAAGAATATCCGGGTTTTGCCACTGATTTGCAGGCGCCATACGTTGTTTTTGCAACGCAGGCGGAGGGCGCCAGCATGATACATGAAACTATTTTTGAAGGCCGCTTAAGTTACGTGGAAGATTTAAATAAGATGGGGGCGCGTATTACTCTTTGCGATCCTCATCGCGCAATTGTGCACGGCCCGTCCAATTTAGCGGGATGGAATCTAGAGGGGCCGGATATCCGGGCTGGGCTTGCGTTTCTAATGGCCGCGCTCATTGCCAACGGGGAATCTCAAATCGGCAACATTTACCAAATCGACCGCGGGTACGAAAAAATAGACGAACGCCTCCGCAAACTCGGAGCGGAGATTAAAAGAGTGGAGTAA
- a CDS encoding MerR family transcriptional regulator has protein sequence MEAAKKYLTINQTAKLVGVTTLTLRNWDNARKFRAARHPINNYRMYTLEQIEVLLKKMGLPRPPRKLVIQVLED, from the coding sequence ATGGAGGCGGCTAAAAAGTATTTAACCATCAACCAAACCGCGAAGCTGGTCGGCGTAACCACGCTTACATTGCGCAACTGGGACAATGCGCGCAAATTCCGCGCCGCGCGCCACCCAATAAACAACTACAGAATGTATACCCTTGAACAAATAGAAGTACTCTTAAAAAAAATGGGATTGCCCAGACCTCCAAGAAAACTCGTGATTCAAGTTTTGGAGGACTAA
- a CDS encoding four helix bundle protein, which yields MNYDLEERTAKFAESVISLASKIDKNPVTLPLISQLVRAGTSVGANYCEANGASSRKDFRNKIHICKKEAQETKYWLRIIANTDKKSETDAKKLWVEAQQLTLIFGKITATMANH from the coding sequence ATGAATTACGATTTGGAAGAAAGAACGGCTAAATTTGCAGAAAGCGTAATAAGTTTGGCTTCAAAAATAGATAAAAATCCAGTAACCTTACCGCTGATTTCACAGCTGGTAAGGGCGGGTACTTCTGTCGGTGCCAATTATTGCGAAGCGAATGGGGCAAGTTCAAGAAAAGATTTTAGAAACAAAATCCACATCTGCAAGAAAGAAGCGCAAGAAACAAAATATTGGCTAAGAATTATTGCCAATACTGACAAAAAATCGGAAACTGATGCCAAAAAATTGTGGGTAGAAGCTCAGCAGCTCACGCTAATTTTTGGAAAAATAACAGCAACCATGGCTAATCATTAA
- a CDS encoding DUF5011 domain-containing protein, with translation MKDSREIILEGEKYITASEAAALCGYTRIYVGQLCREEKVKGKKFGTDWMVSEKSILDYKKSILRTQEKTEPQVILTKPEIFHTTDEWDKAILGEKEKEYFQFPKIRFPKFSLKQWSLGAASLSSVLIAVLIFYNAGAIKNSIADATENINVSVKELAGEIFVVADEIGNSIVSAKKFAAGFFETLTSPPPPPLLRKERGLGGEVNIKAVLGNVFQSIKDRASLALSLPEIKLPKLTLPKPKLPQLTFKLPTFQLPNFQPLTELFAWPEIKLPSLALALPEFSLPPTLWSGLRLPDVGATFSLPFTFKDAKLSLSDIKDRFINNVLGWRGYIASLGGDLKLVAMDFFSVKPPEAAETPPAPNLPQDGSKIITFGESTSTPPSRPDALVGAPTSAKPSVGVVERVVSGLPAGKAGISQTELDQRLSSLNQAVLAQVQLSLAALEKRLPSNQVQNPVVFLTTSIPGPYASSPPQTGSGVSASFGDFSNGISTGGNLNASGNVTLGAEGKNVSITSNVWNVTSAGAVSGLASLTSTSLNSTSASIGALTVSGRSDFASAVYASSTLQLTGDMTLYGNLAFFNQATTTIASSLINAFSFATSTSVTPFLTFDTKNYRIGIGTTTPSATFSVSGDILASGGLNVSGASMNVNSTTTLTEQLLVTKSPTVSHTFGTWAVGVANSAVTDSVVVINPASAAADTNLLGIAVGGAVRFLVDADGDVFANGLTTVGGTTLASTTASNFTVENQFTMGDAPNADSHIFKGRITHLATTTGAAYTMWNSTVSGDLLRLQDGASEPTTRFVFSAAGQAAFGTTTHSGLSVLTIGATSTTAIPLTIKGVTSQSADLFRVLSSSDSSLFNVTSTGNVGIASTSPWGLLSVNPNALGAGVPSFVVGSSTATNFIVTNGGNVGIGTTGPLYKLDVVGGNRAATQITLLSMSYSDLQMLANDEISIDFKQRSDVLPMGRISGFIQSATNNDAGLKFYTAPLGALATTPAITINAAGNVGIGTTSPGALLSVQGSGYFSGTGFFGGAITATSTLNVTGLLTFGNASGTQLTTTGSTYLATSGGNVGIGTTNPTLPLDIQSETGRMKITSTTGTNYAYIDIINTGGTFELGKNWSTTGGLLTGASAYASVLQSTGTYPIQFAINDAIVMTLLSGGNVGIGTTSPGALLSVAGGGLFNSSITSYGTLNIPIFNATSTTATSTISGGLTVGNNTAFVVNRGATANSLYVAENGNVGIGTMSPANALHIFNSANTDKLILDGAEGSSNIRFNENGVDRAYIQWDETNNVLNFYTDPIGGGSSAIRMSIAEGGNVGIGTTSPWGLLSVEQGTETNSFVISNTGSSTPSFVVGGVNQNGRIGIGDASPSSLLELAGASADTVQTISAYSATLTHSGTLSFRKSVGTSVDTLSQTASGDELGVIRALGVNANNLFFSEGDGYAQIRFVQSGASASDSGPVRIDLKGTGSNGVTAPSLSVGYQGIAVGTYADGGATPPTNGAIISGNVGIGTTTPNWLLQAAGTRPSFALSDTSAGANLKHWLLSSMGGNLYVGTSTDAYATSTPPVLTLLNGGNVGIGLANPTTKVEIGGAASKIYFSNGAAGNGIAMNAGGSTRVGIENFSTGSNSRISLGYASTALVNITEVLSVIDNGNVGIGTTSPGSLLSVHGAGLFSSNLSVAGLTATGTLAVSGTATSTFGTGGFTIGTSQFVVQQTSGNVGIGTTSPDQSLVVRNNDALTGSAGIKIQQAGTGDATLRWQLPDVISWYAGIDNSDSDSFKISEDADFTGNEFVITTGGNVGIGTTSPASLFSVAGNGYFTGNVGIGVANPGTYSLNIDAGTTDPAQIRLSNTVTGAGASVSLYFDTGDGPDWFIGRNVSNSSSDTNFGIREGGVADHLVVAATTGNVGIGTTSPASLLSVQGNAYLDSNLITYSSSTAAALTFSYQKSATSTIPQVINAWSIATSSTVGPPIISVDGVTKRVGIGRVPTSESALEIQLGLGTSPRPLGVNIVRPSGSVSHQLGMDSNQQASFSMTNEAGDTVIKIVSDPVLSTDKSYINNGGDFGIASTTPWRTLSVAGTAAFSGLTAGAGAGALCLSANKEVTYSDGAACTGSSQRFKHDINSLGAGALETVLNLRPVSFLYNDDIGVKGEQVGLIAEEVFGIDPRLVTLDASSTPVNVKYANLTAVLAKAIQELNAKISGLALGTTGLLDLQNNDIINVRKILSASGLWSIDENGKLIVQEIETQKLTVTGPQGFTIYDRATGGPVCVFSENGVLKSEAGACGAAGSSTSGVSSSTPDVIPPVITILGNNPATINVGASYADMGVTVTDNVDSNLGYTASLNGGPALSQGDGLSLDTSTTTTHTILYSATDSAGNSATAVRTVEVVQ, from the coding sequence ATGAAAGATTCTCGTGAAATTATCTTAGAAGGGGAAAAATATATCACGGCTTCCGAGGCCGCGGCTCTTTGCGGCTATACACGCATCTATGTCGGACAGCTTTGCCGCGAGGAAAAAGTAAAAGGAAAAAAATTCGGCACCGATTGGATGGTTTCCGAAAAATCTATTTTGGATTACAAAAAATCCATCTTGCGGACGCAAGAGAAAACAGAGCCGCAAGTTATCCTTACAAAGCCGGAAATCTTTCATACAACAGATGAGTGGGACAAGGCGATTTTGGGGGAGAAAGAGAAAGAATACTTTCAATTTCCAAAAATTCGGTTTCCGAAATTTTCTCTGAAGCAATGGTCGCTGGGAGCGGCTTCTCTCTCGTCAGTACTGATTGCCGTGCTGATTTTTTATAACGCGGGCGCAATCAAAAATTCTATTGCGGATGCAACCGAAAATATTAATGTCTCCGTGAAAGAGTTGGCAGGTGAGATTTTCGTCGTCGCGGATGAAATTGGGAATTCTATTGTCTCTGCGAAAAAATTTGCAGCCGGATTTTTTGAGACCCTTACCTCACCCCCTCCGCCCCCTCTCCTTCGTAAGGAGAGGGGGTTGGGAGGTGAGGTTAACATTAAAGCAGTGCTCGGAAACGTTTTTCAAAGCATCAAAGACCGAGCCTCTCTAGCCCTCTCCCTGCCCGAAATCAAACTTCCAAAATTAACTTTACCAAAACCAAAACTGCCTCAACTTACTTTCAAACTTCCGACTTTTCAACTTCCAAATTTCCAACCTCTCACAGAACTTTTCGCTTGGCCGGAAATCAAACTCCCCTCGCTGGCTCTTGCTTTGCCCGAATTCTCGCTTCCCCCGACGCTTTGGTCGGGACTCCGACTTCCTGACGTCGGAGCTACCTTTTCTTTGCCCTTTACTTTTAAAGACGCCAAACTCTCTCTCTCGGATATTAAAGACAGATTTATAAACAATGTCCTCGGCTGGCGGGGATACATAGCGTCTTTGGGGGGCGACCTGAAGCTGGTGGCAATGGATTTTTTCTCGGTTAAACCGCCTGAAGCCGCGGAAACTCCTCCGGCTCCCAATTTACCTCAAGATGGAAGTAAAATTATCACATTTGGAGAATCAACTTCCACACCTCCATCCCGCCCCGACGCTTTGGTCGGGGCTCCGACCTCGGCAAAGCCGAGCGTCGGAGTAGTTGAACGCGTCGTCTCCGGCCTGCCTGCCGGCAAGGCAGGCATCTCCCAAACAGAGCTTGACCAGCGCCTCTCTTCTCTCAACCAAGCCGTCTTGGCACAGGTCCAGCTTTCTCTTGCCGCTTTGGAAAAACGGCTTCCTTCCAACCAGGTCCAAAATCCGGTTGTCTTTCTCACGACTTCAATCCCCGGCCCTTACGCTTCGTCTCCTCCCCAGACCGGCTCCGGCGTCTCGGCTTCTTTCGGGGACTTCTCCAACGGAATTTCCACCGGCGGCAATTTAAACGCTTCAGGAAACGTGACTCTTGGGGCTGAAGGCAAAAACGTATCCATAACCTCAAACGTCTGGAACGTAACTTCAGCCGGAGCGGTATCGGGCTTGGCTTCTCTGACCTCAACCTCGCTTAACTCAACTTCCGCTTCCATCGGCGCTCTTACCGTCTCCGGCCGCTCCGACTTCGCCAGCGCCGTTTACGCTTCTTCCACCCTCCAACTTACGGGGGACATGACTCTTTACGGAAATCTCGCTTTCTTCAACCAGGCCACCACCACCATCGCCTCTTCCTTAATCAACGCTTTCTCTTTCGCCACTTCCACTTCCGTCACTCCTTTTCTTACTTTTGACACAAAAAACTACAGAATTGGCATAGGCACCACGACTCCCAGCGCAACTTTTTCGGTTTCGGGAGACATACTTGCGAGCGGCGGGCTTAACGTCTCCGGCGCTTCAATGAATGTAAACTCCACCACGACTCTCACCGAACAGCTTTTAGTCACAAAAAGCCCGACGGTTTCGCACACTTTCGGCACCTGGGCTGTTGGCGTTGCCAACTCCGCGGTCACGGACTCGGTTGTGGTCATCAATCCGGCTTCGGCGGCGGCGGATACCAATCTTCTGGGCATAGCTGTCGGCGGAGCGGTTCGCTTCCTTGTTGATGCTGACGGGGACGTTTTTGCAAATGGACTGACCACCGTTGGCGGCACAACTTTGGCTTCCACCACCGCATCCAACTTCACTGTTGAAAATCAATTTACAATGGGAGACGCCCCCAACGCCGACAGCCATATTTTTAAGGGAAGAATTACTCATTTGGCCACCACTACCGGCGCCGCATACACAATGTGGAACTCCACCGTTTCGGGAGACCTTTTGCGGCTTCAGGATGGCGCCAGCGAGCCCACAACCAGATTTGTCTTCTCGGCCGCGGGACAGGCCGCTTTCGGCACCACTACTCACTCCGGACTTTCCGTGCTCACAATCGGAGCTACTTCCACCACCGCCATTCCTTTAACAATCAAGGGAGTTACCAGCCAATCCGCCGACCTTTTCCGCGTCCTTTCTTCATCTGACTCTTCGCTTTTTAATGTCACCTCCACCGGCAACGTCGGCATCGCATCAACTTCGCCGTGGGGGCTTCTTTCGGTAAATCCGAACGCTCTTGGCGCGGGTGTCCCTTCATTCGTGGTTGGCTCTTCAACGGCAACGAATTTCATAGTTACTAATGGCGGCAACGTCGGCATCGGGACGACGGGGCCTTTGTATAAATTAGATGTGGTAGGGGGAAATAGAGCCGCAACACAAATTACTTTGCTCAGTATGTCATATTCCGACCTCCAGATGCTTGCAAATGACGAGATAAGCATAGACTTCAAACAGCGGAGTGATGTCTTACCAATGGGTCGGATAAGCGGTTTTATCCAAAGTGCCACAAACAACGATGCTGGTTTGAAGTTCTATACCGCGCCTCTCGGAGCGTTAGCTACAACACCGGCTATAACGATAAATGCTGCCGGCAACGTCGGCATCGGGACGACGAGTCCGGGGGCATTGCTCTCGGTGCAGGGAAGCGGATACTTCTCCGGCACGGGATTCTTCGGCGGGGCGATAACGGCGACTTCAACGCTGAATGTTACTGGGCTTCTAACTTTTGGAAATGCTTCGGGGACGCAATTAACCACCACCGGCTCAACGTATCTGGCTACATCCGGCGGTAACGTCGGCATCGGGACGACGAATCCAACACTGCCACTTGATATTCAAAGTGAAACTGGAAGGATGAAAATCACATCAACTACAGGCACAAACTATGCATATATCGATATTATAAATACTGGCGGTACATTTGAGTTGGGTAAAAATTGGAGCACTACTGGAGGATTACTAACAGGAGCATCTGCATACGCAAGTGTGCTTCAATCAACTGGCACTTACCCAATTCAATTTGCTATCAATGATGCTATTGTGATGACATTGTTAAGCGGAGGCAACGTCGGCATCGGGACGACGAGTCCGGGGGCTTTGCTTTCGGTGGCGGGCGGAGGATTGTTTAATTCAAGCATCACAAGCTACGGGACTCTCAATATCCCTATTTTCAACGCGACTTCCACCACCGCCACTTCCACTATTTCTGGAGGGCTTACTGTTGGCAACAACACCGCTTTTGTTGTAAATCGCGGAGCAACCGCCAACAGCTTGTATGTGGCGGAAAACGGCAACGTCGGCATCGGGACGATGAGTCCGGCTAACGCCTTGCATATCTTTAATTCGGCCAACACCGATAAATTGATTTTAGATGGTGCGGAGGGGAGTTCAAATATCCGCTTCAATGAAAATGGCGTGGACCGCGCCTACATTCAGTGGGACGAGACCAATAATGTATTGAACTTTTATACAGACCCAATAGGCGGCGGCTCAAGTGCCATAAGGATGTCTATTGCAGAAGGCGGCAACGTCGGCATCGGGACGACGAGTCCGTGGGGGTTGTTGTCGGTTGAACAGGGAACGGAGACAAATTCGTTCGTGATATCAAATACCGGAAGTTCAACGCCGTCATTTGTGGTTGGCGGAGTAAATCAAAACGGCAGAATCGGCATCGGGGACGCTAGCCCGAGTTCATTACTAGAACTGGCTGGAGCATCTGCCGATACAGTCCAAACAATATCTGCTTACAGCGCCACTCTAACTCATAGTGGCACTCTGTCTTTCAGAAAATCTGTTGGAACAAGCGTAGACACGCTTTCTCAGACTGCCAGTGGAGACGAACTCGGTGTGATACGAGCTCTTGGTGTAAATGCTAATAATCTATTTTTTAGTGAGGGTGACGGGTACGCACAAATACGGTTTGTACAGAGCGGAGCCAGCGCTTCGGATTCGGGTCCTGTTCGAATAGACCTTAAAGGTACCGGAAGTAATGGAGTTACAGCCCCCTCACTTTCTGTCGGCTATCAGGGCATAGCTGTGGGAACTTACGCTGACGGGGGAGCCACTCCACCAACTAATGGAGCAATAATCAGTGGCAACGTCGGCATCGGGACGACGACGCCGAACTGGCTCCTGCAGGCGGCGGGGACGAGGCCTTCTTTCGCGCTTTCCGATACTTCTGCCGGAGCAAACCTGAAACATTGGCTCTTATCGTCAATGGGAGGGAATCTCTATGTGGGAACATCAACTGATGCGTATGCCACTTCAACTCCGCCTGTATTAACTCTGCTTAATGGCGGCAATGTCGGCATCGGGTTAGCGAATCCTACGACTAAAGTGGAAATTGGCGGAGCGGCATCAAAGATTTATTTCTCTAATGGTGCCGCGGGGAATGGGATTGCGATGAACGCTGGCGGTAGTACTCGTGTAGGAATTGAAAATTTTTCTACTGGCTCTAATTCTAGAATAAGTCTTGGTTATGCCAGTACCGCCTTGGTAAATATTACGGAGGTTTTGAGTGTAATTGATAACGGCAACGTCGGCATCGGGACGACGAGTCCGGGGAGTTTGCTTTCGGTGCATGGAGCCGGGCTGTTCTCCAGCAATCTTTCTGTGGCGGGTCTTACGGCGACGGGAACGCTCGCGGTGAGTGGCACAGCGACGAGTACATTCGGGACAGGTGGCTTCACTATCGGCACAAGCCAATTCGTGGTCCAGCAAACAAGCGGCAACGTCGGCATTGGGACGACGAGTCCAGACCAGTCTCTCGTTGTAAGAAATAATGATGCCCTTACTGGTTCGGCGGGAATTAAAATTCAACAAGCTGGGACGGGGGATGCGACATTGCGTTGGCAATTGCCTGATGTCATTTCATGGTATGCAGGCATAGATAATTCAGATTCGGATTCCTTTAAGATTAGTGAGGACGCTGATTTTACAGGTAATGAATTTGTAATAACAACAGGCGGCAACGTCGGCATCGGGACGACGAGTCCGGCTTCGCTCTTTTCAGTTGCGGGAAATGGATATTTTACGGGGAATGTGGGTATTGGGGTGGCAAACCCCGGGACCTATTCATTAAACATTGACGCGGGCACAACTGATCCCGCACAAATACGACTTTCCAACACGGTCACCGGCGCTGGGGCAAGTGTGAGTTTGTATTTTGATACTGGCGACGGGCCAGATTGGTTCATTGGTCGCAATGTTAGCAACTCTAGTTCAGATACCAACTTTGGCATAAGAGAAGGTGGCGTGGCAGACCATTTGGTTGTTGCAGCAACCACCGGCAACGTCGGCATCGGGACGACGAGTCCGGCAAGTTTGCTTTCCGTGCAGGGGAACGCTTATCTTGACTCCAACCTCATCACCTATTCTTCAAGCACCGCGGCCGCGCTGACTTTCTCCTATCAAAAATCCGCGACCTCAACAATTCCGCAAGTAATTAACGCGTGGAGCATCGCAACCTCATCAACTGTAGGCCCCCCAATTATCTCGGTTGACGGCGTGACCAAAAGAGTAGGAATTGGCCGTGTGCCGACAAGTGAAAGCGCGCTTGAAATTCAGTTAGGTCTAGGAACATCACCAAGACCTCTCGGTGTTAATATAGTTAGACCAAGCGGCTCAGTTAGTCATCAGCTCGGCATGGACAGTAATCAGCAAGCAAGTTTTTCAATGACTAATGAAGCTGGCGATACTGTGATTAAAATTGTTTCCGATCCAGTTTTGAGCACCGACAAATCATATATTAATAACGGAGGAGATTTCGGCATCGCAAGCACGACGCCGTGGAGGACTTTGTCGGTTGCGGGGACGGCGGCGTTTTCCGGGCTTACGGCCGGAGCCGGAGCCGGAGCTCTCTGTCTCTCCGCGAACAAGGAAGTCACATATAGCGATGGCGCGGCCTGCACGGGTTCTTCGCAACGTTTCAAGCACGACATTAATTCGCTTGGCGCCGGAGCGCTTGAAACGGTATTAAATTTGCGCCCGGTATCGTTCCTTTATAATGACGACATCGGAGTTAAGGGAGAACAGGTCGGTTTAATCGCGGAAGAAGTTTTCGGCATTGACCCGCGGCTGGTCACGCTTGACGCGTCCTCTACGCCGGTCAATGTTAAATACGCGAACCTGACCGCGGTTTTGGCAAAAGCGATTCAGGAATTGAACGCGAAGATTTCAGGGCTTGCTTTGGGAACGACCGGTCTCTTGGATTTGCAAAATAACGACATCATAAACGTCCGCAAGATTTTGTCGGCCTCCGGATTGTGGAGTATAGATGAAAACGGAAAATTGATTGTTCAGGAAATTGAAACGCAAAAACTCACCGTAACCGGGCCGCAGGGATTCACAATTTATGACCGCGCCACCGGCGGGCCGGTCTGCGTGTTTTCGGAGAATGGGGTTTTGAAATCGGAAGCAGGAGCGTGCGGCGCCGCCGGCTCCTCAACATCGGGTGTTTCTTCTTCAACACCCGATGTTATCCCGCCGGTAATCACAATTTTGGGAAATAACCCGGCGACGATTAACGTGGGCGCGAGTTACGCGGATATGGGAGTAACCGTCACGGATAACGTTGATTCAAATCTCGGTTACACTGCTTCTTTAAATGGGGGACCGGCACTTTCGCAAGGAGACGGGCTTTCGCTGGACACCTCAACCACCACCACGCACACGATTCTTTACTCCGCGACCGACAGCGCCGGAAACAGCGCGACAGCCGTAAGGACGGTGGAGGTGGTTCAATAA